A genomic region of Acipenser ruthenus chromosome 9, fAciRut3.2 maternal haplotype, whole genome shotgun sequence contains the following coding sequences:
- the LOC117407344 gene encoding receptor-type tyrosine-protein kinase FLT3-like isoform X4, whose translation MERTGSMLLLFAAASLSMLIEVEGIQTVPQTACFLTLHTKRDSNEEKSSPQRQQTASSEGGTESIRCPDIQPSDMENSTTPQEEELAILEVDLFDRIEIQTVMNVSENASCLWEHDNITRHCTVDKDRKTYSFLISQAKECHAGMHQLSFQSSSVSYSMRFAVRVRTPPTAPVLRVLHREMLGFPCKVQCSSESYPEPKIEWILCQESRESCLKLDGKIISPLETADTYGVRKKVSWVWGSDLFQYNDIRCCAENSAGKECSQLHSFELPSRTKPEVADTNVILKVEEAFLLRFSVPDTDGPVELSWTPANATKQTMVPFEKERAHINKVPFDIVYMFLDAVKKEDTGTYSCTSKTRTKSVQLSVVEQGFISLTHADTVRHIVEGETVCFTMELFAYPPVRCRWSSQQEPHPCVAKGSSSYRRTYKFCDHHQTPGKYDFYADNKDSHMNRSMRLYKKEKPRLSLKPEFEGKVQCIGEGYPAPEMTWWKCGFSDNCNAEASWKKLTEKPKVQVSEGDRFGHKVELHILNVTQVNGEFHIRCCANNTEGWDCEQNPLKLAVSAPKPHVSDQSLYYAALGFCVPALVCIVCLTYYNHKKKPKYESQLKMVQLLGPSDNDYIYIDFSHVEYDQKWEFPRENLEIGKELGSGAFGKVVEATAYGISKTGVSEQVAVKMLKEKFQPSEKEALMSELKMMTHIGTHENIVNLLGACTVTGPVYLIFQYCPYGDLLNYLRINREQFHKTLTDVFTQNHFSLYHNFQPDHTFRDGSFTHSGSYVPMHRIRDTASTEESDILLSASDPAHCACHEECDSNYQNTRKNLDEELHVLTFEDLLSFSYQVAKGMEFLTERNCIHRDLAARNVLVTHEKVVKIGDFGLARDIMNDSNYIVKGNARLPVKWMSPESLFEGLYTVQSDVWSYGILLWEIFSLGVNPYPGIQVDQSFYKLIQNGFKMEQPYYSTESVYQVMQSCWTLDARKRPGFSQIVSFMESQLSDAEAALYQTPPRKDRLRSSSDYKNAPANCSTEEEAL comes from the exons ATGGAAAGGACTGGGAGTATGCTTTTGCTGTTTG CTGCAGCCTCTTTGTCAATGTTAATCGAAGTGGAGGGGATACAAACAGTGCCACAGACAGCATGCTTTTTGACTTTACACACCAAGAGAGACTCAAACGAGGAAAAGTCAAGCCCGCAACGACAG CAGACTGCCAGTAGTGAAGGAGGAACAGAGAGCATTCGCTGTCCGGATATTCAACCATCAGACATGGAGAATAGCACCACGCCACAGGAAGAGGAACTAGCCATCCTGGAAGTGGATCTTTTTGACCGGATTGAGATACAAACAGTAATGAACGTCTCTGAAAATGCAAGCTGTCTTTGGGAACACGACAATATCACAAGGCACTGCACTGTAGACAAAGACAG GAAAACCTACTCCTTTCTGATTTCCCAAGCTAAGGAATGCCATGCTGGAATGCACCAGCTTTCTTTCCAGTCCAGCAGCGTTAGCTATTCCATGAGGTTTGCAGTCCGTGTCAGAA CTCCTCCAACAGCTCCGGTACTGAGAGTATTGCACAGAGAAATGCTTGGGTTCCCTTGTAAGGTCCAGTGCTCTTCTGAAAGCTACCCGGAACCAAAGATTGAGTGGATTCTGTGCCAGGAATCAAGGGAGAG TTGTTTGAAGCTGGATGGGAAAATCATAAGCCCCTTGGAGACTGCTGATACTTATGGAGTCCGTAAGAAAGTCAGTTGGGTCTGGGGATCGGATTTATTTCAGTACAATGACATACGGTGCTGTGCTGAGAACTCTGCTGGCAAAGAGTGCTCCCAGCTTCATTCCTTTG AACTCCCTTCCAGGACAAAGCCAGAGGTTGCTGATACAAACGTAATTCTTAAAGTTGAAGAAGCTTTTCTGTTACGATTTAGTGTTCCAGATACTGATGGGCCTGTGGAATTATCCTGGACTCCGGCTAATGCAACGAAACaaacaatg GTACCGTTTGAGAAGGAACGGGCACATATAAACAAAGTTCCGTTTGACATAGTTTACATGTTCCTTGATGCTGTGAAAAAAGAAGATACTGGCACTTATTCTTGCACTTCAAAGACCAGGACAAAATCTGTACAACTTTCAGTTGTTG AACAGGGATTCATCAGTCTCACGCACGCGGATACAGTCCGTCACATTGTTGAAGGGGAGACGGTGTGCTTTACAATGGAGTTGTTTGCATACCCCCCCGTCCGCTGCAGGTGGAGTTCTCAACAGGAGCCACATCCATGTGTGGCTAAAGGAAGCAG CAGTTACAGGAGGACCTATAAATTCTGTGACCATCATCAGACTCCAGGGAAATATGACTTTTACGCTGACAATAAGGACTCCCATATGAACCGATCCATGCGGCTCTATAAGAAAG AGAAACCTCGCCTGAGCTTGAAGCCTGAATTTGAGGGGAAGGTGCAGTGTATTGGAGAAGGGTACCCTGCACCAGAGATGACCTGGTGGAAATGTGGATTCAGTGACAA TTGTAACGCTGAAGCTTCTTGGAAGAAACTCACCGAGAAACCCAAGGTTCAGGTATCGGAGGGGGACAGATTCGGACACAAAGTAGAATTACACATACTGAATGTGACCCAAGTGAATGGAGAATTTCATATACGGTGCTGTGCAAACAATACTGAGGGCTGGGACTGTGAGCAGAACCCCCTTAAACTGGCAG TGTCCGCTCCTAAGCCCCATGTGAGTGACCAGTCTTTGTACTATGCAGCCCTGGGGTTCTGTGTACCTGCGCTCGTGTGCATAGTGTGTTTAACGTACTACAACCACAAGAAg AAACCGAAATATGAGAGCCAGTTGAAAATGGTCCAGTTGTTAGGACCCTCAGACAACGACTACATATACATTGATTTCAGTCACGTTGAGTATGATCAGAAATGGGAGTTCCCCAGAGAAAACTTGGAAATCG GTAAAGAGCTTGGCTCCGGAGCCTTTGGGAAGGTGGTGGAGGCTACAGCCTACGGAATCAGCAAGACAGGCGTCTCGGAGCAAGTGGCTGTCAAAATGCTCAAAG AGAAATTCCAGCCTTCTGAAAAGGAAGCTTTGATGTCTGAGCTCAAGATGATGACGCATATCGGGACCCATGAAAACATTGTGAACCTGCTGGGGGCGTGCACTGTGACGG GTCCAGTGTACTTGATCTTTCAGTACTGTCCATATGGTGACCTTCTCAATTACCTGAGGATCAACAGGGAACAATTTCACAAGACGCTGACCGACGTCTTCACTCAGAATCATTTCAGCTTGTATCACAATTTTCAGCCGGACCACACTTTCAG GGATGGAAGTTTTACACACAGCGGATCGTACGTCCCGATGCACAGGATTAGAGACACTGCATCTACCGAAGAGTCTGATATACTCCTCAGTGCCAGTGACCCTGCACACTGTGCTTGCCATG AGGAGTGTGATTCCAACTATCAAAACACCAGGAAGAATCTGGATGAAGAATTGCATGTGCTCACCTTCGAGGACCTCCTGAGCTTCTCCTATCAAGTCGCTAAAGGGATGGAGTTcctgactgaaagaaac tgtattCACAGAGATCTCGCAGCAAGAAACGTGCTGGTGACCCACGAGAAGGTGGTGAAGATCGGAGACTTTGGATTGGCCAGAGACATCATGAATGATTCCAATTACATCGTCAAGGGCAAC GCTCGGCTGCCTGTTAAGTGGATGTCTCCTGAGAGCTTGTTTGAAGGCCTGTACACTGTTCAGAGCGATGTCTGGTCTTATGGGATACTGCTGTGGGAAATATTCTCTCTTG GTGTTAATCCGTACCCTGGGATTCAGGTAGATCAAAGCTTCTACAAGCTCATTCAGAATGGATTTAAAATGGAGCAGCCGTATTATTCCACAGAGAGTGT
- the LOC117407344 gene encoding receptor-type tyrosine-protein kinase FLT3-like isoform X1 — MERTGSMLLLFAAASLSMLIEVEGIQTVPQTACFLTLHTKRDSNEEKSSPQRQQTASSEGGTESIRCPDIQPSDMENSTTPQEEELAILEVDLFDRIEIQTVMNVSENASCLWEHDNITRHCTVDKDRKTYSFLISQAKECHAGMHQLSFQSSSVSYSMRFAVRVRTPPTAPVLRVLHREMLGFPCKVQCSSESYPEPKIEWILCQESRESCLKLDGKIISPLETADTYGVRKKVSWVWGSDLFQYNDIRCCAENSAGKECSQLHSFELPSRTKPEVADTNVILKVEEAFLLRFSVPDTDGPVELSWTPANATKQTMVPFEKERAHINKVPFDIVYMFLDAVKKEDTGTYSCTSKTRTKSVQLSVVEQGFISLTHADTVRHIVEGETVCFTMELFAYPPVRCRWSSQQEPHPCVAKGSSSYRRTYKFCDHHQTPGKYDFYADNKDSHMNRSMRLYKKEKPRLSLKPEFEGKVQCIGEGYPAPEMTWWKCGFSDNCNAEASWKKLTEKPKVQVSEGDRFGHKVELHILNVTQVNGEFHIRCCANNTEGWDCEQNPLKLAVSAPKPHVSDQSLYYAALGFCVPALVCIVCLTYYNHKKKPKYESQLKMVQLLGPSDNDYIYIDFSHVEYDQKWEFPRENLEIGKELGSGAFGKVVEATAYGISKTGVSEQVAVKMLKAFCRSKSALFSMCCLLLSELHNMDTFQMEKFQPSEKEALMSELKMMTHIGTHENIVNLLGACTVTGPVYLIFQYCPYGDLLNYLRINREQFHKTLTDVFTQNHFSLYHNFQPDHTFRDGSFTHSGSYVPMHRIRDTASTEESDILLSASDPAHCACHEECDSNYQNTRKNLDEELHVLTFEDLLSFSYQVAKGMEFLTERNCIHRDLAARNVLVTHEKVVKIGDFGLARDIMNDSNYIVKGNARLPVKWMSPESLFEGLYTVQSDVWSYGILLWEIFSLGVNPYPGIQVDQSFYKLIQNGFKMEQPYYSTESVYQVMQSCWTLDARKRPGFSQIVSFMESQLSDAEAALYQTPPRKDRLRSSSDYKNAPANCSTEEEAL; from the exons ATGGAAAGGACTGGGAGTATGCTTTTGCTGTTTG CTGCAGCCTCTTTGTCAATGTTAATCGAAGTGGAGGGGATACAAACAGTGCCACAGACAGCATGCTTTTTGACTTTACACACCAAGAGAGACTCAAACGAGGAAAAGTCAAGCCCGCAACGACAG CAGACTGCCAGTAGTGAAGGAGGAACAGAGAGCATTCGCTGTCCGGATATTCAACCATCAGACATGGAGAATAGCACCACGCCACAGGAAGAGGAACTAGCCATCCTGGAAGTGGATCTTTTTGACCGGATTGAGATACAAACAGTAATGAACGTCTCTGAAAATGCAAGCTGTCTTTGGGAACACGACAATATCACAAGGCACTGCACTGTAGACAAAGACAG GAAAACCTACTCCTTTCTGATTTCCCAAGCTAAGGAATGCCATGCTGGAATGCACCAGCTTTCTTTCCAGTCCAGCAGCGTTAGCTATTCCATGAGGTTTGCAGTCCGTGTCAGAA CTCCTCCAACAGCTCCGGTACTGAGAGTATTGCACAGAGAAATGCTTGGGTTCCCTTGTAAGGTCCAGTGCTCTTCTGAAAGCTACCCGGAACCAAAGATTGAGTGGATTCTGTGCCAGGAATCAAGGGAGAG TTGTTTGAAGCTGGATGGGAAAATCATAAGCCCCTTGGAGACTGCTGATACTTATGGAGTCCGTAAGAAAGTCAGTTGGGTCTGGGGATCGGATTTATTTCAGTACAATGACATACGGTGCTGTGCTGAGAACTCTGCTGGCAAAGAGTGCTCCCAGCTTCATTCCTTTG AACTCCCTTCCAGGACAAAGCCAGAGGTTGCTGATACAAACGTAATTCTTAAAGTTGAAGAAGCTTTTCTGTTACGATTTAGTGTTCCAGATACTGATGGGCCTGTGGAATTATCCTGGACTCCGGCTAATGCAACGAAACaaacaatg GTACCGTTTGAGAAGGAACGGGCACATATAAACAAAGTTCCGTTTGACATAGTTTACATGTTCCTTGATGCTGTGAAAAAAGAAGATACTGGCACTTATTCTTGCACTTCAAAGACCAGGACAAAATCTGTACAACTTTCAGTTGTTG AACAGGGATTCATCAGTCTCACGCACGCGGATACAGTCCGTCACATTGTTGAAGGGGAGACGGTGTGCTTTACAATGGAGTTGTTTGCATACCCCCCCGTCCGCTGCAGGTGGAGTTCTCAACAGGAGCCACATCCATGTGTGGCTAAAGGAAGCAG CAGTTACAGGAGGACCTATAAATTCTGTGACCATCATCAGACTCCAGGGAAATATGACTTTTACGCTGACAATAAGGACTCCCATATGAACCGATCCATGCGGCTCTATAAGAAAG AGAAACCTCGCCTGAGCTTGAAGCCTGAATTTGAGGGGAAGGTGCAGTGTATTGGAGAAGGGTACCCTGCACCAGAGATGACCTGGTGGAAATGTGGATTCAGTGACAA TTGTAACGCTGAAGCTTCTTGGAAGAAACTCACCGAGAAACCCAAGGTTCAGGTATCGGAGGGGGACAGATTCGGACACAAAGTAGAATTACACATACTGAATGTGACCCAAGTGAATGGAGAATTTCATATACGGTGCTGTGCAAACAATACTGAGGGCTGGGACTGTGAGCAGAACCCCCTTAAACTGGCAG TGTCCGCTCCTAAGCCCCATGTGAGTGACCAGTCTTTGTACTATGCAGCCCTGGGGTTCTGTGTACCTGCGCTCGTGTGCATAGTGTGTTTAACGTACTACAACCACAAGAAg AAACCGAAATATGAGAGCCAGTTGAAAATGGTCCAGTTGTTAGGACCCTCAGACAACGACTACATATACATTGATTTCAGTCACGTTGAGTATGATCAGAAATGGGAGTTCCCCAGAGAAAACTTGGAAATCG GTAAAGAGCTTGGCTCCGGAGCCTTTGGGAAGGTGGTGGAGGCTACAGCCTACGGAATCAGCAAGACAGGCGTCTCGGAGCAAGTGGCTGTCAAAATGCTCAAAG CCTTCTGCAGGTCCAAGTCAGCCCTTTTTTCAATGTGTTGCCTCCTGCTCTCTGAGCTACACAACATGGATACATTTCAGATGG AGAAATTCCAGCCTTCTGAAAAGGAAGCTTTGATGTCTGAGCTCAAGATGATGACGCATATCGGGACCCATGAAAACATTGTGAACCTGCTGGGGGCGTGCACTGTGACGG GTCCAGTGTACTTGATCTTTCAGTACTGTCCATATGGTGACCTTCTCAATTACCTGAGGATCAACAGGGAACAATTTCACAAGACGCTGACCGACGTCTTCACTCAGAATCATTTCAGCTTGTATCACAATTTTCAGCCGGACCACACTTTCAG GGATGGAAGTTTTACACACAGCGGATCGTACGTCCCGATGCACAGGATTAGAGACACTGCATCTACCGAAGAGTCTGATATACTCCTCAGTGCCAGTGACCCTGCACACTGTGCTTGCCATG AGGAGTGTGATTCCAACTATCAAAACACCAGGAAGAATCTGGATGAAGAATTGCATGTGCTCACCTTCGAGGACCTCCTGAGCTTCTCCTATCAAGTCGCTAAAGGGATGGAGTTcctgactgaaagaaac tgtattCACAGAGATCTCGCAGCAAGAAACGTGCTGGTGACCCACGAGAAGGTGGTGAAGATCGGAGACTTTGGATTGGCCAGAGACATCATGAATGATTCCAATTACATCGTCAAGGGCAAC GCTCGGCTGCCTGTTAAGTGGATGTCTCCTGAGAGCTTGTTTGAAGGCCTGTACACTGTTCAGAGCGATGTCTGGTCTTATGGGATACTGCTGTGGGAAATATTCTCTCTTG GTGTTAATCCGTACCCTGGGATTCAGGTAGATCAAAGCTTCTACAAGCTCATTCAGAATGGATTTAAAATGGAGCAGCCGTATTATTCCACAGAGAGTGT
- the LOC117407344 gene encoding receptor-type tyrosine-protein kinase FLT3-like isoform X3: MLIEVEGIQTVPQTACFLTLHTKRDSNEEKSSPQRQQTASSEGGTESIRCPDIQPSDMENSTTPQEEELAILEVDLFDRIEIQTVMNVSENASCLWEHDNITRHCTVDKDRKTYSFLISQAKECHAGMHQLSFQSSSVSYSMRFAVRVRTPPTAPVLRVLHREMLGFPCKVQCSSESYPEPKIEWILCQESRESCLKLDGKIISPLETADTYGVRKKVSWVWGSDLFQYNDIRCCAENSAGKECSQLHSFELPSRTKPEVADTNVILKVEEAFLLRFSVPDTDGPVELSWTPANATKQTMVPFEKERAHINKVPFDIVYMFLDAVKKEDTGTYSCTSKTRTKSVQLSVVEQGFISLTHADTVRHIVEGETVCFTMELFAYPPVRCRWSSQQEPHPCVAKGSSSYRRTYKFCDHHQTPGKYDFYADNKDSHMNRSMRLYKKEKPRLSLKPEFEGKVQCIGEGYPAPEMTWWKCGFSDNCNAEASWKKLTEKPKVQVSEGDRFGHKVELHILNVTQVNGEFHIRCCANNTEGWDCEQNPLKLAVSAPKPHVSDQSLYYAALGFCVPALVCIVCLTYYNHKKKPKYESQLKMVQLLGPSDNDYIYIDFSHVEYDQKWEFPRENLEIGKELGSGAFGKVVEATAYGISKTGVSEQVAVKMLKAFCRSKSALFSMCCLLLSELHNMDTFQMEKFQPSEKEALMSELKMMTHIGTHENIVNLLGACTVTGPVYLIFQYCPYGDLLNYLRINREQFHKTLTDVFTQNHFSLYHNFQPDHTFRDGSFTHSGSYVPMHRIRDTASTEESDILLSASDPAHCACHEECDSNYQNTRKNLDEELHVLTFEDLLSFSYQVAKGMEFLTERNCIHRDLAARNVLVTHEKVVKIGDFGLARDIMNDSNYIVKGNARLPVKWMSPESLFEGLYTVQSDVWSYGILLWEIFSLGVNPYPGIQVDQSFYKLIQNGFKMEQPYYSTESVYQVMQSCWTLDARKRPGFSQIVSFMESQLSDAEAALYQTPPRKDRLRSSSDYKNAPANCSTEEEAL, encoded by the exons ATGTTAATCGAAGTGGAGGGGATACAAACAGTGCCACAGACAGCATGCTTTTTGACTTTACACACCAAGAGAGACTCAAACGAGGAAAAGTCAAGCCCGCAACGACAG CAGACTGCCAGTAGTGAAGGAGGAACAGAGAGCATTCGCTGTCCGGATATTCAACCATCAGACATGGAGAATAGCACCACGCCACAGGAAGAGGAACTAGCCATCCTGGAAGTGGATCTTTTTGACCGGATTGAGATACAAACAGTAATGAACGTCTCTGAAAATGCAAGCTGTCTTTGGGAACACGACAATATCACAAGGCACTGCACTGTAGACAAAGACAG GAAAACCTACTCCTTTCTGATTTCCCAAGCTAAGGAATGCCATGCTGGAATGCACCAGCTTTCTTTCCAGTCCAGCAGCGTTAGCTATTCCATGAGGTTTGCAGTCCGTGTCAGAA CTCCTCCAACAGCTCCGGTACTGAGAGTATTGCACAGAGAAATGCTTGGGTTCCCTTGTAAGGTCCAGTGCTCTTCTGAAAGCTACCCGGAACCAAAGATTGAGTGGATTCTGTGCCAGGAATCAAGGGAGAG TTGTTTGAAGCTGGATGGGAAAATCATAAGCCCCTTGGAGACTGCTGATACTTATGGAGTCCGTAAGAAAGTCAGTTGGGTCTGGGGATCGGATTTATTTCAGTACAATGACATACGGTGCTGTGCTGAGAACTCTGCTGGCAAAGAGTGCTCCCAGCTTCATTCCTTTG AACTCCCTTCCAGGACAAAGCCAGAGGTTGCTGATACAAACGTAATTCTTAAAGTTGAAGAAGCTTTTCTGTTACGATTTAGTGTTCCAGATACTGATGGGCCTGTGGAATTATCCTGGACTCCGGCTAATGCAACGAAACaaacaatg GTACCGTTTGAGAAGGAACGGGCACATATAAACAAAGTTCCGTTTGACATAGTTTACATGTTCCTTGATGCTGTGAAAAAAGAAGATACTGGCACTTATTCTTGCACTTCAAAGACCAGGACAAAATCTGTACAACTTTCAGTTGTTG AACAGGGATTCATCAGTCTCACGCACGCGGATACAGTCCGTCACATTGTTGAAGGGGAGACGGTGTGCTTTACAATGGAGTTGTTTGCATACCCCCCCGTCCGCTGCAGGTGGAGTTCTCAACAGGAGCCACATCCATGTGTGGCTAAAGGAAGCAG CAGTTACAGGAGGACCTATAAATTCTGTGACCATCATCAGACTCCAGGGAAATATGACTTTTACGCTGACAATAAGGACTCCCATATGAACCGATCCATGCGGCTCTATAAGAAAG AGAAACCTCGCCTGAGCTTGAAGCCTGAATTTGAGGGGAAGGTGCAGTGTATTGGAGAAGGGTACCCTGCACCAGAGATGACCTGGTGGAAATGTGGATTCAGTGACAA TTGTAACGCTGAAGCTTCTTGGAAGAAACTCACCGAGAAACCCAAGGTTCAGGTATCGGAGGGGGACAGATTCGGACACAAAGTAGAATTACACATACTGAATGTGACCCAAGTGAATGGAGAATTTCATATACGGTGCTGTGCAAACAATACTGAGGGCTGGGACTGTGAGCAGAACCCCCTTAAACTGGCAG TGTCCGCTCCTAAGCCCCATGTGAGTGACCAGTCTTTGTACTATGCAGCCCTGGGGTTCTGTGTACCTGCGCTCGTGTGCATAGTGTGTTTAACGTACTACAACCACAAGAAg AAACCGAAATATGAGAGCCAGTTGAAAATGGTCCAGTTGTTAGGACCCTCAGACAACGACTACATATACATTGATTTCAGTCACGTTGAGTATGATCAGAAATGGGAGTTCCCCAGAGAAAACTTGGAAATCG GTAAAGAGCTTGGCTCCGGAGCCTTTGGGAAGGTGGTGGAGGCTACAGCCTACGGAATCAGCAAGACAGGCGTCTCGGAGCAAGTGGCTGTCAAAATGCTCAAAG CCTTCTGCAGGTCCAAGTCAGCCCTTTTTTCAATGTGTTGCCTCCTGCTCTCTGAGCTACACAACATGGATACATTTCAGATGG AGAAATTCCAGCCTTCTGAAAAGGAAGCTTTGATGTCTGAGCTCAAGATGATGACGCATATCGGGACCCATGAAAACATTGTGAACCTGCTGGGGGCGTGCACTGTGACGG GTCCAGTGTACTTGATCTTTCAGTACTGTCCATATGGTGACCTTCTCAATTACCTGAGGATCAACAGGGAACAATTTCACAAGACGCTGACCGACGTCTTCACTCAGAATCATTTCAGCTTGTATCACAATTTTCAGCCGGACCACACTTTCAG GGATGGAAGTTTTACACACAGCGGATCGTACGTCCCGATGCACAGGATTAGAGACACTGCATCTACCGAAGAGTCTGATATACTCCTCAGTGCCAGTGACCCTGCACACTGTGCTTGCCATG AGGAGTGTGATTCCAACTATCAAAACACCAGGAAGAATCTGGATGAAGAATTGCATGTGCTCACCTTCGAGGACCTCCTGAGCTTCTCCTATCAAGTCGCTAAAGGGATGGAGTTcctgactgaaagaaac tgtattCACAGAGATCTCGCAGCAAGAAACGTGCTGGTGACCCACGAGAAGGTGGTGAAGATCGGAGACTTTGGATTGGCCAGAGACATCATGAATGATTCCAATTACATCGTCAAGGGCAAC GCTCGGCTGCCTGTTAAGTGGATGTCTCCTGAGAGCTTGTTTGAAGGCCTGTACACTGTTCAGAGCGATGTCTGGTCTTATGGGATACTGCTGTGGGAAATATTCTCTCTTG GTGTTAATCCGTACCCTGGGATTCAGGTAGATCAAAGCTTCTACAAGCTCATTCAGAATGGATTTAAAATGGAGCAGCCGTATTATTCCACAGAGAGTGT